A stretch of the Ananas comosus cultivar F153 linkage group 14, ASM154086v1, whole genome shotgun sequence genome encodes the following:
- the LOC109720392 gene encoding plant intracellular Ras-group-related LRR protein 1: MEGKRRLTIKTSEDMEKDKEKEMAKKLDLSGMSLDSLPNPSINLGLITKVDLSNNNLESIPESLTARLLNVVMLDVHSNQLKSLPNSIGCLSKLKVLNVSGNLLETLPKTIEDCRALEELNANFNKLIKLPDTMGFELTNLKKLSVNSNKLAFLPYSTSHMTALRVLDARLNCLHSLPDGLENLVRLETLNVSQNFQFLQSLPYAIGLLISLVDLDISYNRISVLPNSMGCLCKLRKLQAEGNPLVCPPMEVVEQSVEAVREYLSARMNGTATYPTPVKGGSWFRKLVKCGTVSGGMIPSSLGLREEHDGLLMPDYHPIDGLASPRYSGTFSPRRLFSPRRNSLRK, translated from the exons ATGGAGGGGAAGAGGAGGCTCACAATTAAAACAAGTGAGGATATGGAGAAGGATAAGGAAAAGGAGATGGCTAAAAAGTTGGATTTGAGTGGCATGTCACTTGACTCACTCCCTAATCCCTCCATTAATTTGGGTCTCATCACCAAAGTGGATCTCTCCAATAATAATCTTGAG AGCATTCCCGAATCGCTGACGGCGAGGCTGCTGAACGTGGTGATGCTCGACGTGCACTCGAACCAGCTGAAGTCGCTGCCGAACTCCATCGGATGCCTctccaagctcaaagtcctcaacgTGTCCGGCAACCTTCTCGAAACCCTCCCCAAGACCATCGAAGATTGCCG AGCTCTAGAGGAGCTGAATGCCAACTTCAACAAGCTGATCAAACTCCCGGACACCATGGGCTTCGAGCTGACAAACCTGAAGAAGCTCTCCGTCAACTCGAACAAGCTGGCGTTCCTACCCTACTCGACCTCCCACATGACTGCGCTCCGCGTCCTCGACGCCCGACTCAACTGCCTCCACTCCCTCCCCGACGGCCTCGAGAACCTCGTACGCCTCGAGACCCTCAACGTCAGCCAAAACTTCCAGTTCCTCCAGTCCCTCCCCTACGCCATCGGCCTCCTTATATCCCTCGTCGATCTCGACATCAGCTACAATAGGATCAGCGTCCTCCCGAACTCAATGGGGTGCCTGTGCAAGCTCCGCAAGCTCCAGGCGGAGGGCAACCCCCTCGTCTGCCCGCCCATGGAGGTCGTGGAGCAGAGCGTCGAGGCTGTGAGAGAGTACCTGAGCGCAAGGATGAACGGAACCGCAACATACCCGACGCCGGTTAAGGGCGGGTCGTGGTTCAGGAAGTTGGTGAAGTGCGGGACAGTTAGTGGCGGGATGATCCCGAGCAGCCTGGGGTTGAGGGAAGAGCACGACGGGCTTCTGATGCCCGACTATCATCCAATCGACGGGCTCGCATCGCCGAGATACTCAGGCACGTTCTCCCCACGCCGGCTTTTCTCCCCGAGGAGAAATTCGCTGAGGAAGTAG
- the LOC109720213 gene encoding auxin efflux carrier component 2-like, producing the protein MITGKDIYDVLAAIVPLYVAMILAYGSVRWWKIFTPDQCSGINRFVAVFAVPLLSFHFISTNNPYAMNYQFLAADSLQKLVILAALSVWHNLSSRPTLDWMITLFSLSTLPNTLVMGIPLLRAMYGDFSGSLMVQIVVLQSVIWYTLMLFLFEYRGAKALISEQFPPDIAGSITSFKVESDVMSLNGREPLQADAEIGRDGKVHVVVRRSASSSAARSMVSSYNNHNNNNNNNKGFNSAMSMTPRASNLTGVEIYSLQSSREPTPRASSFNQTDFYTMFSSKLASPMTGAAAPGLGLEDEVNRRFGNNRHKGAGSKSSELMNGGLYPTTTTTTTSSSYPAPNPMLAGLPTGGGKKKELGGPNSNSNKELHMFVWSSSASPVSEANLRNTVNRAASTDFGATDPSITPKGMSGNTSPITKAGPINKLEIEDGGKSPTVAAGSPYAAAAQKKKGGGEKAAAAGLVESGSGHQMPPASVMTRLILIMVWRKLIRNPNTYSSLLGLAWSLVSFRYNIEMPSIIKGSISILSDAGLGMAMFSLGLFMALQPKIIACGKSVAAFSMAVRFLTGPAVIAATAIAIGVRGVFLHIAIVQAALPQGIVPFVFAKEYNCHPDILSTAVIFGMLIALPITILYYVLLGV; encoded by the exons ATGATCACTGGTAAGGACATCTATGATGTGCTTGCGGCGATCGTGCCGCTCTATGTGGCGATGATCCTCGCATATGGCTCGGTGCGGTGGTGGAAGATCTTCACCCCGGACCAGTGCTCTGGCATCAACCGCTTTGTCGCGGTATTCGCCgtccccctcctctccttccaCTTCATCTCCACCAACAACCCCTATGCCATGAACTACCAATTCCTCGCTGCCGACTCCCTCCAAAAACTCGTCATCCTCGCCGCGCTCTCGGTCTGGCACAACCTCTCTTCACGCCCGACCCTCGACTGGATGATCaccctcttctccctctccaccCTCCCAAACACCCTTGTCATGGGGATCCCACTCCTTCGCGCCATGTACGGCGACTTCTCCGGTTCCCTCATGGTGCAAATCGTTGTCCTGCAAAGCGTGATTTGGTACACCTTAATGCTCTTCTTGTTCGAGTACCGCGGCGCCAAGGCGCTGATCTCCGAGCAGTTCCCACCTGACATAGCCGGATCAATCACGTCGTTCAAAGTCGAGTCCGACGTCATGTCGCTCAACGGCCGGGAGCCGCTGCAGGCCGATGCGGAGATCGGTCGTGACGGGAAGGTCCACGTTGTCGTGCGGAGGTCAGCGTCGTCGTCAGCGGCTCGGTCGATGGTGTCTTCTTACAACAAccataacaacaacaacaacaacaataaggGATTCAATTCAGCAATGTCGATGACCCCGCGCGCATCAAATTTGACGGGGGTCGAGATCTACTCGTTGCAGTCGTCGAGGGAACCAACTCCGCGAGCATCGAGCTTCAACCAGACCGACTTCTACACGATGTTCTCGAGCAAGCTTGCCAGCCCGATGACTGGGGCCGCAGCGCCTGGGCTAGGGTTAGAGGATGAGGTGAACCGGAGGTTTGGGAATAATAGGCATAAGGGGGCCGGGAGCAAGAGTAGTGAGCTCATGAATGGGGGGTTGTATCCaacaactactactactactacatcTTCTTCGTATCCTGCTCCGAATCCGATGCTAGCTGGGTTACCGACCGGCGGAGGAAAGAAGAAGGAATTGGGCGGGCCGAACTCGAACTCAAATAAAGAACTACACATGTTCGTGTGGAGCTCGAGCGCGTCTCCGGTGTCGGAGGCTAATCTTAGGAACACGGTGAATCGAGCAGCCTCCACGGACTTTGGAGCCACCGATCCCTCTATCACTCCAAAAG GCATGAGTGGTAACACGAGCCCAATAACAAAGGCGGGACCGATCAACAAGCTCGAAATTGAAGACGGCGGTAAGAGCCCGACGGTGGCCGCGGGGTCGCCATACGCGGCAGCAGCACAGAAGAAGAAGGGCGGAGGggagaaggcggcggcggcggggctggTGGAGAGTGGCAGCGGGCACCAAATGCCTCCAGCGAGCGTGATGACGAGGCTCATCCTCATCATGGTGTGGAGGAAGCTCATCCGGAACCCTAACACGTACTCTAGCCTCCTTGGACTAGCATGGTCCCTCGTTTCGTTCAG GTATAATATTGAGATGCCTTCGATTATAAAGGGCTCCATATCAATTCTATCTGATGCAGGATTGGGAATGGCCATGTTTAGCTTAG GCCTGTTCATGGCTTTGCAACCAAAGATTATAGCTTGCGGGAAGTCGGTCGCGGCGTTCTCAATGGCGGTCCGGTTCTTGACGGGGCCTGCGGTGATCGCAGCCACCGCCATCGCCATCGGGGTGCGCGGAGTTTTTCTGCACATCGCCATTGTTCAG GCTGCGCTTCCACAAGGGATTGTTCCATTCGTGTTTGCCAAAGAGTACAATTGCCACCCTGACATCCTTAGTACAGC GGTTATTTTTGGGATGCTCATTGCCTTGCCAATCACGATCCTCTACTACGTTCTGCTTGGAGTCTAA
- the LOC109720219 gene encoding WRKY transcription factor WRKY51-like gives MTVDLMGCAKIDEHAAIQEAAAAGLRSLEHMVFQLSRPAGPYQPLDCKEIADQTVSKFRKMISILNRTGHARFRPGPSPTDPRPRPPPPPGGRVLVAQVRA, from the coding sequence ATGACCGTAGATCTGATGGGGTGCGCGAAGATCGACGAGCACGCGGCGATccaggaggcggcggcggcggggctgCGGAGCTTGGAGCACATGGTGTTCCAGCTCTCGCGGCCGGCGGGGCCGTACCAGCCGTTGGATTGCAAGGAGATCGCCGATCAGACGGTCTCCAAGTTCCGCAAGATGATCTCCATCCTCAACCGGACTGGCCACGCCCGCTTCCGCCCCGGCCCATCCCCCACCGACCCGAggcctcgtcctcctcctcctcccggcGGACGAGTTCTCGTGGCGCAAGTACGGGCATAA
- the LOC109720804 gene encoding uncharacterized protein LOC109720804, translated as MCLVLFCEEKEKVVATQKAPGSCPYCGGVVMAIDVESTRSLFCLRICLLSKRKFSCTRCSRHLVSTIYDQ; from the coding sequence atgtgTTTGGTGTTGTTTTgcgaagagaaggagaaggtggtGGCGACGCAGAAGGCGCCCGGGAGTTGCCCCTACTGTGGTGGGGTGGTGATGGCGATCGATGTCGAGAGCACGAGGAGCCTCTTCTGCCTCCGCATCTGCCTCCTCAGCAAGAGGAAGTTCTCCTGCACCCGCTGCTCCCGACACTTGGTTTCTACTATATATGATCAGTAG
- the LOC109720394 gene encoding 60S ribosomal protein L7-2, which produces MATEEAKVVIPESVLKKRKREEEWALAKKSAAEAKKKKDRENRKLIFTRAQQYSKEYESQEKEMIRLKREARMKGGFYVCPEAKLLFVIRIRGINAMHPKTRKILQLLRLRQIFNGVFLKVNKATMNMLRRVEPYVTYGYPNLKSVRELIYKRGYGKLNKQRVPLSDNSVIEQGLGKHDIICIEDLVHEILSVGPHFKEANNFLWPFKLKAPLGGLEKKRNHYVEGGDAGNREDYINELIRRMN; this is translated from the exons ATGGCGACGGAGGAAGCGAAGGTAGTGATCCCGGAATCGGTgttgaagaagaggaagagggaggaggaaTGGGCTCTTGCGAAGAaatcggcggcggaggcgaagaagaagaaggatcgGGAGAATAGAAAGCTTATCTTCACCAGGGCCCAGCAATACTCCAAGGAGTACGAATCGCAG gAGAAAGAGATGATCCGTTTGAAGCGGGAGGCTAGGATGAAGGGCGGATTCTATGTTTGCCCTGAGGCTAAGTTGCTGTTCGTGATCCGCATTAGAGG TATCAATGCTATGCACCCAAAAACCCGAAAGATCTTGCAGCTTTTACGCCTGAGACAG ATATTTAATGGGGTTTTTCTGAAAGTTAACAAGGCAACGATGAACATGTTGCGGAGGGTGGAGCCTTATGTGACATATGG GTACCCCAACTTGAAGAGTGTTAGGGAATTGATTTACAAGCGGGGTTATGGAAAGCTGAACAAGCAAAGGGTCCCTTTGTCGGACAATTCAGTCATCGAACAA GGTTTGGGCAAGCACGACATCATTTGCATTGAGGATCTTGTTCATGAGATCCTCTCTGTTGGCCCACACTTCAAGGAGGCGAACAACTTCCTATGGCCTTTCAAGCTGAAAGCACCACTGGGTGGtttggagaagaagagaaatcatTATGTTGAAGGTGGTGATGCTGGAAACCGTGAAGACTACATCAACGAGCTCATCAGAAGGATGAACTAG
- the LOC109719992 gene encoding uncharacterized protein LOC109719992, which translates to MLSLFPVRFTAPPLSPISKIALLLLPSICHPRVGARVRVPTLRFNAMSGPSAASAAPAPGTEDAGEPTAPPLNGDVVVQYVVLRRDLIGAWPLGSVVAQGCHAAVAAVWAHRDHPDTLAYCSPSNLDSMHKVTLEVKGEAQLRSLAEKLEASGVEHKLWIEQPENIPTCLATRPCPKSQVAQFFRKLKLCKSIVCKKHHTLVYALPQPYHKENYYAQQFCTSLLHSNPMSIHLNKCPTKAPISHN; encoded by the exons ATGCTCTCCTTGTTCCCGGTTCGGTTCACGGCCCCTCCATTATCCCCaatttccaaaattgcccttcttcttcttccgagCATCTGCCACCCCAGGGttggggctagggttagggttccgaCACTTCGCTTCAACGCCATGAGCGGCCCCTCCGCCGCAtccgcggcgccggcgccggggaCGGAGGACGCCGGAGAACCCACGGCGCCGCCTCTAAACGGCGACGTGGTGGTGCAGTACGTGGTTCTCCGGCGCGACCTGATCGGGGCGTGGCCGCTGGGGAGCGTGGTGGCGCAGGGGTGCcacgccgccgtcgccgccgtgtGGGCTCACCGCGACCACCCCGACACCCTCGCCTACTGCTCCCCCTCCAACCTTGACTCCATGCACAAG GTGACTTTGGAGGTGAAAGGTGAGGCGCAATTACGGAGCTTGGCGGAGAAGCTGGAGGCGAGCGGGGTCGAACACAAGCTCTGGATTGAGCAGCCGGAGAACATTCCTACATGCCTGGCGACGCGGCCGTGCCCCAAATCGCAGGTCGCCCAGTTCTTTAGGAAGCTCAAGCTGTGCAA ATCAATCGTTTGTAAGAAGCACCATACTTTGGTTTATGCTCTCCCACAACCCTACCATAAAGAAAACTACTATGCACAGCAATTCTGTACATCCTTGCTTCATAGTAATCCTATGAGCATCCATCTGAACAAATGCCCTACGAAAGCTCCCATTTCCCATAACTAG